The Rhinoderma darwinii isolate aRhiDar2 unplaced genomic scaffold, aRhiDar2.hap1 Scaffold_1630, whole genome shotgun sequence sequence CCCCGTTCTTATTTTTATTAACGCTAAAAAATAttggcatatagatgaaataataGAATTTAGAATAGTTGATAATAAAGCCATTATTATAAATAATCATCAAGAAATTTTAGAAATTGATGATGCCATAGCTTTTAGTCTTTATATTCAAAAGCATTATCggtataataaaatatttaatccCAAAAAATATTGGTATTATAAAAATCAAGTAGGTATTGTTATATCTATAATAGTGGCAgggtttattattttatgtattgcaggatatttatttatagaatataaCGCATACAAACTAATATCTGTAAAAAGAGAACACCAAATAGGAGAAGAATTATATTCCCAAATAATTAGTCAATACGAAATAAATGATTCGGCTTCTTTTTATATGCAACAATTTTTAGATACAATGCATTGGCAAACAAACTTTCCAATAAAAGTAACCATTGTTAAAAATAATCAAGTAAATGCTTTTGCAATGCCTggaggatatattattatatacgatAGTATTATACGAGAAACAAAAAATTACGAACAATTAGCAGGTCTATTAGGACACGAATTATCCCATATAGAATTAAGGCATAGTTTACGAGCTATATTAAGTAATATGAGTAGTGCTTTAGTATTATCTTTTATTTTAGGAAGAAATACTTTATCCAACATTATCGTTAATATAAGTCAATTAAAATATTCTCGAAATTTAGAAATAGAAGCAGACCAAAATTCCGCATTACTattaatgcaaaaacaaatagatcctttggctttattttatttatttcaggaaatgaaaaacaaagaaaaaaatagtaGTATGTTAGAAATATTATCTACGCATCCCGATTTTGAAAATAGAGAAATACAAATcaaaaaaacaattaaagatAAAAACTAcaccatagtaaaaaataaaaccttaGAAAACTtgtataaaaaaatcaaaaaatcgGTAAAGACAAAAactcaaaaaaaagaaaagcattaTGCAAAAGATATTTCTTCCTAATAATTATTGCCTTTATGTAAAAGAAACaccttcacttttttttacaacagtAGAGTTCTCTACAAAAACAACTATTGAAGAATTAATTTGTTTAAATGAACATATTATTGTTAAAGATGTAGATTTTTTTCTTCAAACTTTTATTcctcaaaaattaaaaataatagaaGCCGCAGGAGGTTTAGTTACGAATCAAAAgaacgaattattatttatttatagaaaagGAAAATGGGATTTACCTAAAGGAAAAATAGAACCTAACGAAGAAATTACTACCGCCGCAATAAGAGAAGTTCAAGAAGAAACAGGCGTGCAAAAAAtaaccataataaaagacttagatATTTCCTATCATATTTATTATAACCCTTGGAAACAAAACgaatatgtattaaaaaaaacatattggaaaaaaatgctctGCGATAGTAACGAAATATTAAAGCCACAAATAGAAGAAGATATAACAGCAGTAAAATGGATATCTTTAAAAAATATTGCCCCCATTTTAAATAATACTTATCCTCTAATTAAAGACCTTTTACAAAAAATATAACTTAATATTATGGATAAACTAAAAGCAATTATTGTTGCTGGTGGAACGGGAATAAGAATGCAAAACACATTACCCAAGCAATTTATACCTATTCATAAAAAACCTATTATTCAATGGACATTAGAAATATTCGCAAATTTTCACGAAACATTAGAAATAATAATTGTTATTCATCAAGATTATATTCAAGAGCTTAAAAAACTTTGCAATCAATTACCTTTTAAAAATAGAATTATTATTGTTGCTGGTGGAAAAACAAGATACCATTCTGTAAAAAATGGAGTAGCAAAAATTAATAATGAAGATATTGTTTTTGTTCACGATGCCGTTCGTTGTATGCTTCATAAAACGCTATTAAAAAAATGCTTACAGGAAACAATAACTAATGGAATAGCAATTCCAGCGATAGCGGTTAAAGATAGTATTCGTATAGAAGAAAACAACCTTTATAAAAGTATAGatagaaataaagtaaaaattatgcAAACGCCTCAAACTTTTAAAGGCAGTATTTTAAAAGATATTTTTACGCAACCCTATCAAGAAACTTTTACCGATGAAGCCACactagcagaaaaaaaaggttatCCTATCCATTTAATAGACGGagatattaaaaatataaaaattacttaCCCAATAGATTTAATCATTGCTGAAGCCTtattaaaaaatgaaaattaatagAACATAGTTTTATCCTTTAATTTGCAACAGCATTTTTTGTAATCCTctttaaaaaaagtattttagcaagaaaaatatttcctttttacactattgtaaaataataaaaatgaccttAAATAATTTTAAGCAACACCCTTCTAATACTTATAAAAGACTTTCAACAATAGAGGTTAAAGTAGGAAATTTAGTGATTGGTGGAAATTACCCCATTCGTATTCAAACAATGACAACCACAGACACGATGGAGACACAAGCTTCTGTAGAACAATCCATTCGTTGTATAAATGCAGGAGCAGAATTAATTAGATTAACAGCTCCAAGTAAAAAAGAAGcagaaaatttattacaaatcaaaaatgaattaaaaaaaagaggTTACGAAATCCCTTTAATTGCGGACATTCATTATACTCCTAATGCAGCAGAAATTGCTGCCAGAATTATAGAAAAAGTAAGGATTAATCCTGGGAATTATATAgacaaaaaaaatttcaaacaAATAGAATATACCGATATAGACtataaaaaagaaatagaaaaaattaGAATTAAATTCTTACCCTTAGTAAAAATATGTAAAGAAAATGGCACTGCAATGCGTATTGGAACAAATCACGGTTCTTTAAGTGATAGAATTTTAAGTCGCTACGGAGATACTCCAATGGGAATGGTAGAAAGTGCTAT is a genomic window containing:
- the LOC142699759 gene encoding 4-hydroxy-3-methylbut-2-en-1-yl diphosphate synthase (flavodoxin)-like, which codes for MTLNNFKQHPSNTYKRLSTIEVKVGNLVIGGNYPIRIQTMTTTDTMETQASVEQSIRCINAGAELIRLTAPSKKEAENLLQIKNELKKRGYEIPLIADIHYTPNAAEIAARIIEKVRINPGNYIDKKNFKQIEYTDIDYKKEIEKIRIKFLPLVKICKENGTAMRIGTNHGSLSDRILSRYGDTPMGMVESAMEFLRIALEENFNQIILSMKASNPLIMVQAYRVLVTKMQEEFGFCFPLHLGVTEAGDGEDGRVKSAIGIGTLLEEGIGDTIRVSLTEDPEFEVPNLEPY